A genomic segment from Polyangium mundeleinium encodes:
- a CDS encoding SIMPL domain-containing protein produces the protein MRFGSVLAFVLLVPASFGLIGCGGSHHGGWGARGASQEAVRHITVVGHGEAMGKPDIARTSLGVEASAPTVEEAMNQTSARMKAILDALKKLGIEDKDIQTANFSIQVERPFIDGPMPVPMPMPEALPAPAPVKGGKAAAAAAPASGPVALPPPPAVKYRVSNTVEVTIRDVSKASRVVQTAVDAGANNVWNVSFGIDETKALEATAREKAVADAKARAEVLAKLSGVELGPVISVSEVIGRGPIGPMPMMATAEAKWGGGGPPLAMGEVTYSTSIEVIFGIKKAPEPPPAE, from the coding sequence ATGCGCTTCGGTTCCGTGCTCGCGTTCGTCTTGCTCGTCCCCGCCTCGTTCGGGCTCATCGGCTGTGGTGGTTCCCATCACGGCGGCTGGGGGGCGCGCGGTGCCTCGCAGGAGGCGGTCCGTCACATCACTGTCGTCGGCCATGGCGAGGCCATGGGCAAGCCCGACATCGCGCGGACGAGCCTCGGCGTCGAAGCCTCGGCGCCGACGGTCGAAGAGGCGATGAACCAGACGAGCGCGCGAATGAAGGCGATCCTCGACGCGCTGAAGAAGCTCGGTATCGAGGACAAGGACATCCAGACGGCGAATTTCTCGATCCAGGTCGAGCGTCCCTTCATCGATGGGCCGATGCCCGTGCCCATGCCCATGCCGGAGGCGCTCCCCGCGCCCGCGCCGGTGAAGGGCGGGAAGGCCGCCGCGGCTGCGGCGCCGGCTTCGGGTCCCGTCGCGTTGCCGCCTCCGCCGGCCGTGAAATACCGGGTGAGCAACACCGTGGAAGTGACGATCCGCGACGTGTCGAAGGCGAGCCGCGTCGTGCAGACGGCGGTCGACGCGGGGGCGAACAATGTGTGGAACGTGAGCTTCGGGATCGACGAGACGAAGGCGCTCGAAGCGACGGCGCGGGAGAAGGCGGTCGCGGACGCGAAGGCGCGCGCCGAGGTGCTGGCGAAGCTTTCGGGGGTCGAGCTCGGGCCGGTGATCAGCGTGAGCGAGGTCATCGGGCGCGGCCCGATCGGCCCGATGCCGATGATGGCCACGGCCGAGGCGAAATGGGGCGGCGGCGGCCCGCCGCTCGCGATGGGCGAGGTGACGTATTCGACCTCGATCGAGGTCATCTTCGGCATCAAGAAGGCGCCCGAGCCGCCCCCGGCGGAGTGA
- the floA gene encoding flotillin-like protein FloA (flotillin-like protein involved in membrane lipid rafts), whose product MFGVELGIIGIVGLVLVGLFVVLYLIPLPLWIAAWASGAYVGLSSLVGMRFRRVPPGVIVNGRISAVKAGLDVSTNDLEAHYLAGGNVTRVVNALISADKANIHLPLKRAAAIDLAGRDVLDAVKMSVLPRVIETPRIAAVAKDGIQLIAIARVTVRTNLDRLVGGAGEETVIARVGEGMVSTIGSASTHKEVLENPDHISKNILARGLDAGTAFEILSIDIADVDVGANIGAKLQIDQANADKQIAQAKAEERRAMAVALEQEMRARVVESEADVPRAMAEAFRSGNLGIFDYYRMRNLEADTAMRHSVANDVPSDVRPAIGQGRR is encoded by the coding sequence ATGTTCGGCGTGGAGCTCGGGATCATCGGGATCGTCGGCCTCGTGCTCGTGGGCCTCTTCGTCGTCCTGTACCTGATCCCCCTGCCGCTCTGGATCGCGGCGTGGGCCTCGGGGGCGTACGTGGGGCTGTCGTCACTCGTGGGCATGCGGTTTCGCCGGGTGCCGCCCGGCGTCATCGTGAATGGGCGGATCAGCGCGGTGAAGGCCGGGCTCGACGTGTCCACGAACGACCTCGAAGCGCATTACCTCGCGGGCGGCAACGTGACGCGCGTGGTCAATGCGCTGATCTCGGCCGACAAGGCGAACATCCACCTCCCGCTCAAGCGCGCCGCGGCGATCGACCTCGCCGGGCGAGATGTGCTCGACGCGGTCAAGATGTCCGTGTTGCCCAGGGTGATCGAGACGCCGCGGATCGCCGCGGTGGCGAAGGACGGCATTCAGCTCATCGCGATCGCGCGCGTGACGGTGCGGACGAACCTCGACCGGCTCGTCGGCGGCGCCGGCGAGGAGACGGTCATCGCGCGTGTCGGCGAGGGAATGGTGAGCACGATCGGCTCGGCCTCGACGCACAAGGAGGTGCTGGAGAACCCCGATCACATCTCGAAAAACATCCTCGCGCGCGGGCTCGACGCGGGCACGGCGTTCGAGATCCTGTCGATCGACATCGCGGACGTGGACGTCGGCGCGAACATCGGGGCGAAGCTCCAGATCGACCAGGCGAACGCGGACAAACAGATCGCGCAGGCGAAGGCGGAGGAGCGCCGCGCAATGGCCGTGGCGCTGGAGCAGGAGATGCGCGCGCGGGTCGTGGAGTCGGAGGCGGACGTGCCACGCGCGATGGCCGAGGCGTTCCGGTCGGGCAACCTCGGCATCTTCGATTATTATCGAATGCGGAACCTCGAAGCGGACACGGCCATGCGGCATTCGGTGGCGAACGACGTGCCCTCCGACGTGAGGCCGGCAATCGGACAAGGACGACGGTGA
- a CDS encoding NfeD family protein: MLALWALLFGASARGQATARPIVYVAPLRGEIDNGLAPYVQRAVREAEQAGAAALVLPIDTLGGRVDAALVIRDALLDARIPTVAFVDPRAISAGALIALAAEDITMAPGATIGAAAPVVAGPQGQTEPAGEKATSFVRKEFRATAEARGRPPALFEAMVDSDVEIPGVVAKGKLLTLTTEEALALGAANDRADSLDNILAKRGLSGAEIRTLAPNWAESLVRFSTSPLVSSLLLGFGLMGLFVEIRTPGFGAPGIVGLVCLALFFWSHAILALVGWEELALVGGGIALLLLEIFVIPGFGLAGVLGVAAVLTGLGMSFVGPGVTTEGAVQAAAEVAVALAVMLVGAALLLRFLPRLPFGRRLVLETGHLEHALPFPASPLDAILPGDLGKAASPLRPSGVAEITGARVDALSEGEYIPAGTPLEVLRVERSYVVVRRAGEKEKR; this comes from the coding sequence GTGCTCGCTCTTTGGGCCCTCCTGTTCGGCGCGTCCGCGCGCGGCCAGGCGACGGCGCGGCCCATCGTGTACGTCGCGCCCCTTCGGGGTGAAATCGACAATGGCCTCGCGCCTTACGTGCAGCGCGCCGTGCGCGAGGCCGAGCAGGCCGGCGCCGCCGCGCTCGTCTTGCCCATCGATACCCTCGGGGGGCGCGTCGACGCGGCCCTCGTCATTCGGGATGCGCTGCTCGACGCGCGGATCCCCACGGTCGCGTTCGTCGATCCGCGGGCGATCTCCGCGGGCGCGCTCATCGCGCTCGCGGCCGAGGACATCACGATGGCCCCGGGCGCGACGATCGGCGCCGCCGCGCCCGTCGTCGCCGGGCCCCAGGGGCAAACGGAGCCCGCGGGGGAAAAGGCGACGTCGTTCGTACGCAAAGAGTTTCGCGCCACGGCCGAGGCGCGCGGCCGGCCGCCTGCGCTCTTCGAGGCCATGGTCGATTCTGATGTGGAGATCCCGGGCGTCGTGGCGAAAGGCAAGCTGCTCACGCTGACGACCGAGGAGGCGCTTGCGCTCGGCGCCGCAAACGATCGCGCCGACTCCCTCGACAACATCCTGGCGAAACGTGGTTTGTCCGGCGCGGAGATTCGCACGCTCGCGCCGAACTGGGCGGAGAGTCTCGTGCGGTTCTCGACGTCGCCCTTGGTCAGCTCGCTCCTGCTCGGGTTCGGGTTGATGGGGCTCTTCGTGGAGATCCGCACGCCCGGGTTTGGCGCGCCAGGCATCGTCGGCCTCGTTTGCCTGGCGCTGTTTTTCTGGTCGCACGCGATCCTCGCGCTCGTGGGCTGGGAGGAGCTCGCGCTCGTGGGCGGCGGAATCGCGCTCCTTTTGCTGGAGATTTTCGTGATCCCGGGGTTTGGCCTGGCAGGCGTCCTCGGCGTCGCGGCCGTGCTCACGGGGCTCGGGATGAGCTTCGTCGGGCCGGGCGTGACCACGGAGGGCGCCGTGCAAGCCGCGGCCGAGGTCGCCGTCGCGCTCGCCGTCATGCTCGTCGGGGCCGCCCTCCTTTTGCGATTCCTCCCTCGATTGCCCTTCGGCCGCAGGCTCGTCCTCGAAACCGGGCATCTCGAGCACGCGCTCCCCTTCCCGGCCTCGCCCCTCGACGCGATTTTGCCCGGCGACCTCGGCAAGGCGGCCTCGCCGCTGCGGCCTTCAGGCGTCGCGGAGATCACGGGCGCGCGGGTCGATGCGCTCTCCGAGGGCGAATACATCCCGGCCGGCACGCCGCTCGAGGTGCTTCGCGTGGAGCGGAGTTACGTGGTCGTGCGGCGCGCCGGCGAGAAAGAAAAAAGGTGA
- a CDS encoding WD40 repeat domain-containing serine/threonine protein kinase: protein MPANPPLDRPSIDELEISDAEIASFRNAPPPPPPPATRPALTPASLPLVQRTAYAVSGVFAEGGIGRIMKARDTRLDRTVAIKELLSTDAAEAERFVYEAIITARLQHPSIVPVHEAGRWPTGEPFYAMKLITGKPLGDVMNEAHTLEARLALLPHLLAVADAMAYAHSQRIVHRDLKPANVLVGRFGETVVIDWGLAKDLNDDFAEPLSGKPRPLASEEKSVSRSAHLTSVGAIMGTPAYMPPEQAMAKPVDERADVYAIGALLYRALSGVAPYDVPGGDVIDVALKVLEAPPVPLAERQKGIPEDLLAIVEKAMARDAAKRYPTAKELADDLRRFQMGQFVAAHTYSRGEIVRRFIKRRRTPLLVGLVGVVALSVVGILSLTRIIQERNRAQANEIEAQQQKAEAQAQRLEAQQKQAEATKRADELTISQARGLMERDPSQAIAWLKTLSPNSPRFPAARTLAADALARGIGKVFRAHSGGINAVAVAPDGRTIATASDDRTVRVWDLETGTHKVLSGHGDEVWVAAFSPDGKLLATGGKDKSVRIWDLASGTSRVLAGHEQWVTSIRFSANGQWLTSQGFGDGVFLWNVPAGTGKRVAENTGVELSRGAVFSGDGRTLVLVEKGKLVVWDVATDNSRSFGGQTSVCSSIAVSSDGMFVVTGGVDGSMRLWNTSKGALRTFPGHTKEVTALAFLPNGTAFVSGSKDRAVRYADLSNGATRLLGQYGGEIKTLALSPDGSRVAAVGQDRNVVLWDVGNGQRRTLGGFQDWLGLHGVAFSPDGKRLAAAGFDQTMRVWELGTQIDRVVGEHDGAATTAAFLPDGKRVVSAADDGTVRLFDLASGAPQIVDRHSGKVSDLRVFPDGTAIASAGEDGAVRIASLSGQPPKVLRGHAGRVARIAIAPDGKHLASGGADKKIRLWNVASGQAEVLFEHDKPVETLAFSPDGAVLATGSADKTVRVYRFATKEAKTLGTYERPVRAVAFSPDGKTLASGSADHTIGLWDLATGQGRVIDASGNGVTQIVFFPDGATFASLGSEPSVRLWETATGKPREILRGHGKTVVSISVSSDGKRIASASLDGSARIWDLESHEDRPLAGHAGGVASVAFSPDGRALVSTGQDRTVRLWGDDLPADETGLRAWLDGATKDVVHLDDRPASPEPTR from the coding sequence GTGCCGGCAAACCCTCCCCTCGACAGGCCCTCCATCGACGAGCTGGAGATCTCGGACGCGGAGATCGCCTCCTTCCGCAACGCGCCGCCACCTCCGCCGCCGCCGGCGACGCGCCCCGCGCTCACCCCCGCGTCGCTCCCGCTCGTCCAGCGCACGGCCTACGCCGTCAGCGGTGTCTTCGCCGAGGGCGGGATCGGCCGCATCATGAAGGCGCGTGATACGCGGCTCGACCGCACGGTCGCCATCAAGGAGCTGCTCTCCACGGACGCGGCCGAGGCCGAGCGCTTCGTGTACGAGGCGATCATCACGGCGCGCCTCCAGCATCCCTCGATCGTCCCCGTGCACGAGGCCGGCCGCTGGCCGACGGGCGAGCCGTTCTACGCGATGAAGCTCATCACGGGCAAACCCCTCGGCGACGTGATGAACGAGGCGCACACGCTCGAAGCGCGCCTCGCCCTGCTCCCGCACCTGCTCGCCGTGGCCGACGCGATGGCGTATGCGCATAGCCAGCGGATCGTCCATCGCGACCTCAAGCCGGCGAACGTCCTCGTCGGTCGGTTCGGCGAGACCGTGGTCATCGATTGGGGCCTCGCGAAGGACCTGAACGACGACTTCGCCGAGCCGCTCTCCGGCAAACCCCGGCCGCTGGCGTCCGAGGAGAAATCGGTCAGCAGGAGCGCGCATTTGACGTCCGTCGGCGCGATCATGGGCACGCCCGCGTACATGCCCCCGGAGCAGGCCATGGCCAAACCCGTGGACGAGCGCGCGGACGTGTATGCGATCGGCGCGCTGCTCTATCGCGCGCTCTCCGGCGTGGCCCCGTACGACGTCCCGGGTGGAGACGTGATCGACGTGGCCCTCAAGGTCCTCGAAGCGCCGCCCGTGCCGCTCGCCGAGCGGCAAAAAGGAATCCCCGAGGACCTGCTCGCCATCGTGGAGAAAGCGATGGCCCGCGACGCGGCGAAGCGATATCCGACGGCGAAGGAGCTGGCGGACGACCTGCGTCGTTTCCAGATGGGCCAGTTCGTCGCGGCACACACGTATTCGCGCGGCGAGATCGTCCGCCGCTTCATCAAGCGCCGCCGTACGCCGCTCCTCGTGGGCCTGGTCGGCGTCGTGGCCCTCTCGGTCGTCGGCATCTTGAGCCTCACGCGCATCATCCAGGAGCGCAATCGAGCGCAGGCGAACGAGATCGAGGCGCAGCAGCAAAAGGCCGAGGCCCAGGCGCAGCGCCTCGAAGCCCAGCAAAAGCAGGCCGAGGCCACGAAGCGCGCCGACGAGCTCACGATCTCGCAGGCCCGCGGCCTCATGGAGCGGGACCCGAGCCAGGCCATCGCGTGGTTGAAGACGCTCTCGCCGAACAGCCCGCGTTTCCCCGCCGCGCGCACCCTCGCCGCCGACGCGCTCGCACGCGGCATTGGAAAGGTCTTCCGGGCGCACAGCGGCGGCATCAATGCGGTCGCGGTCGCGCCCGACGGCCGCACCATTGCGACCGCAAGCGACGACCGAACCGTGCGGGTATGGGACCTCGAAACCGGCACGCACAAGGTCCTCTCCGGGCACGGCGACGAGGTCTGGGTCGCGGCATTTTCGCCTGACGGAAAGCTCCTCGCCACGGGCGGCAAGGACAAATCCGTGCGGATTTGGGACCTCGCGTCGGGCACCTCGCGTGTCCTCGCGGGCCACGAGCAATGGGTGACGAGCATCCGCTTCTCGGCGAACGGCCAATGGCTCACCTCGCAGGGCTTTGGCGACGGCGTCTTTCTCTGGAACGTCCCGGCGGGCACGGGAAAACGGGTCGCGGAGAACACCGGCGTCGAATTGAGCCGCGGCGCGGTCTTTTCGGGGGACGGCCGCACGCTCGTCCTCGTCGAAAAGGGCAAACTCGTCGTTTGGGACGTCGCGACGGACAACAGCCGCAGTTTCGGTGGCCAAACCTCGGTTTGCTCCAGCATCGCCGTCTCCAGCGACGGGATGTTCGTGGTCACGGGCGGCGTCGACGGCTCGATGCGGCTGTGGAACACCTCGAAAGGCGCGCTCCGCACGTTCCCCGGTCACACGAAGGAGGTCACGGCGCTCGCGTTCTTGCCGAATGGCACCGCGTTCGTCTCCGGCTCGAAGGACCGCGCGGTTCGTTATGCTGACCTCTCGAACGGCGCGACCCGGCTGCTCGGCCAGTATGGCGGCGAGATCAAAACGCTCGCGCTCTCGCCCGATGGCAGCCGCGTCGCCGCGGTGGGGCAGGACCGCAACGTGGTCTTGTGGGACGTCGGCAATGGCCAGCGCCGCACGCTCGGCGGCTTCCAGGATTGGCTCGGGCTCCACGGCGTCGCGTTCTCGCCGGATGGAAAGCGCCTCGCCGCGGCGGGCTTCGACCAGACGATGCGGGTGTGGGAGCTCGGCACGCAGATCGATCGTGTGGTCGGCGAGCACGACGGCGCAGCCACGACCGCGGCCTTCCTGCCTGATGGAAAACGCGTCGTTTCGGCGGCGGACGACGGCACGGTGCGCCTCTTCGACCTCGCCTCGGGCGCGCCGCAGATCGTCGATCGGCACAGCGGCAAGGTCAGCGATTTGCGGGTTTTTCCGGATGGAACCGCGATCGCCTCCGCCGGCGAGGACGGCGCCGTGCGTATTGCCTCGCTCTCGGGCCAACCCCCCAAGGTGCTCCGCGGCCATGCGGGGCGCGTCGCGCGTATCGCCATTGCGCCCGACGGAAAACACCTCGCCTCCGGCGGCGCCGACAAGAAGATCCGGCTTTGGAACGTCGCCTCCGGACAGGCCGAGGTCCTCTTCGAGCACGACAAACCCGTCGAGACGCTCGCGTTCTCGCCGGACGGCGCGGTCCTCGCCACGGGCAGCGCCGACAAGACCGTGCGCGTGTATCGATTCGCGACGAAAGAAGCAAAGACGCTCGGCACCTACGAGCGCCCGGTCCGCGCGGTCGCATTTTCGCCAGATGGAAAGACGCTCGCCTCGGGCAGCGCCGACCATACCATCGGGCTCTGGGACCTCGCGACCGGCCAGGGGCGGGTGATCGACGCGAGCGGCAATGGCGTCACGCAGATCGTGTTTTTCCCGGACGGCGCCACGTTCGCCTCGCTCGGCTCGGAGCCCTCCGTGCGGCTTTGGGAGACGGCGACGGGCAAACCCCGCGAGATCCTGCGCGGACACGGAAAAACCGTGGTGAGCATTTCCGTCTCCTCCGACGGAAAACGGATCGCCTCGGCGAGCCTCGACGGCAGCGCCCGCATCTGGGACCTGGAGAGCCACGAGGATCGACCGCTCGCCGGACACGCGGGCGGCGTTGCGTCGGTCGCCTTTTCGCCCGACGGTCGGGCGCTCGTCTCGACGGGCCAGGATCGGACGGTGCGGCTCTGGGGCGACGACCTGCCCGCGGACGAGACGGGCCTGCGGGCCTGGCTCGATGGGGCCACGAAGGACGTCGTGCACCTGGACGATCGCCCGGCGTCGCCCGAACCCACGCGCTGA
- a CDS encoding sterol desaturase family protein translates to MPDLLIQASLPELALIVLAFFLGLTIFNVPIGFALERLLPRRRIFDVPLAEGQYRFELVGNLVFLAVAVTTFTAVLSSGLVRFGETSLVRDGLTFFAMGAGFQVYYYFLHRAMHHRALVRFHRWHHRSHVTTPLTGQSMSFVESCAWMIGYAGMPLVMSYVAPIGFWGWAAYLVVNIGGNIVGHANVEITRSVTGIRWRSINANPFVYHALHHARWTGHYSFQSAIMDRLCGTEWKDWPVLLRRVMDGQPLRSLKERADPS, encoded by the coding sequence ATGCCCGACCTCCTTATCCAGGCCTCCTTGCCCGAGCTGGCCTTGATCGTGCTCGCCTTCTTCCTGGGTTTGACGATCTTCAACGTGCCGATCGGGTTCGCGCTCGAGCGCCTGCTGCCGCGCCGCCGCATTTTCGACGTGCCTCTCGCGGAGGGCCAGTACCGCTTCGAGCTCGTGGGCAACCTCGTCTTTCTCGCGGTCGCCGTGACGACGTTCACGGCCGTACTCTCCTCGGGCCTGGTGCGCTTCGGCGAGACCTCGCTCGTGCGGGACGGCCTCACGTTCTTCGCGATGGGCGCGGGCTTTCAGGTGTATTATTACTTCCTGCATCGGGCCATGCACCACCGCGCGCTCGTGCGGTTTCACCGGTGGCATCATCGCTCCCACGTGACGACGCCGCTCACGGGACAATCGATGAGCTTCGTCGAGTCGTGCGCCTGGATGATCGGGTATGCGGGGATGCCGCTCGTGATGTCGTACGTCGCGCCGATCGGCTTCTGGGGCTGGGCCGCTTATCTCGTGGTCAACATCGGCGGCAACATCGTCGGGCACGCGAACGTGGAGATCACGCGCTCGGTGACGGGCATCCGATGGCGCTCCATCAACGCGAACCCCTTCGTCTATCACGCGCTCCATCACGCCCGCTGGACAGGCCATTACAGCTTCCAGTCCGCGATCATGGATCGACTCTGCGGCACGGAATGGAAGGACTGGCCGGTCCTCCTCCGGCGCGTCATGGACGGCCAACCGCTCCGGAGCCTCAAGGAGCGCGCCGATCCGTCCTGA
- a CDS encoding DUF6184 family natural product biosynthesis lipoprotein yields MKKIRTRYAPALLFVVLGTGVALGACSRENRALGESPRGDVARALQSLADARCDRAVRCNQIGAGQRWSSRDACIQSVRQAERKDINLYECTGGVDQKELSECLNEINTANCESAFDALAQMAACRSSDMCLH; encoded by the coding sequence ATGAAGAAGATCCGCACCCGATACGCTCCCGCTCTTCTGTTCGTCGTCCTCGGCACCGGCGTCGCGCTCGGCGCCTGCAGCCGTGAGAACCGCGCCCTCGGCGAGTCGCCCCGCGGCGACGTCGCCCGCGCGCTGCAATCGCTGGCCGATGCGCGCTGCGACCGCGCCGTGCGCTGCAACCAGATCGGCGCCGGGCAGCGCTGGTCGAGCCGCGATGCGTGTATCCAGTCCGTGCGCCAAGCCGAGCGCAAGGACATCAACCTGTACGAATGCACCGGGGGCGTCGATCAGAAGGAGCTCTCGGAGTGCCTGAACGAGATCAACACGGCCAATTGCGAGTCCGCCTTCGACGCCCTCGCCCAGATGGCCGCCTGCCGCTCCAGCGACATGTGCCTCCACTGA
- a CDS encoding phosphoenolpyruvate carboxylase — translation MSREVDAPLRSDVRFLGRLLGEVLVEQEGEALFSVEEVIRKLSIRRRRGPRTGRAEAQKELVQLLEALPIEQAEPVLRAFAMYFRLVNIAEQHHRIRRARAHASNPGEPPQRGSLAAAMITAKKAGVSAEAMREALARLEVTLTLTAHPTEAARRTVLEKLYRIARRLEERDRCRLLPREEEEARAAIREEITVLWQTDEVRREKPTVGDEVKNVLWYVEEILWDLLPELPLELVRAFERAYGEPLAAQPMPLRIHAWPGGDMDGNPNVTPEVVEDAIRAYRARGLRRLLGAVRELGGSLSQSARHVRVPEALIASLADDAVAMPGVAAQESAQTEGEPWRRKLRFVEARLAAALEAVETERQVARQRAPRVGSVPPPSRALASAIGSHAELGVAYRTSDELHRDLLLVADTLHKANASNAGEMRTRALAERVRVLGLSIAELELRAPAEDATAAAAWLAGGGEETPGAARLLAALRKLSEAQRQYGERSARTLILSMTQRAEDLLAALTLARAAGLYDVDKQAVTVDIVPLFETHDALVSAPTILRTLLAHPEYRRHLMARGVQEVMVGYSDSGKEVGLLAAAFALRKAQSELTKVSREAGIALRVFHGRGESVARGGGPAQQAILALPAGSVAGRYKATEQGEALDHKYARPELALRTLELMVGGALLHTLGAEERPSEEDERRYAQAFEELAEEGRRVYRALVWENPRFVDFFTTATPVDEIARLPIGSRPSKRKAGGLEALRAIPWVFGWTQNRAILPGWYGVGSALDAFARREGGAELLVEMTNRWPFFRTVLDNVQMVLAKSDMEIAARYAALASPATRKAVWPPIKDEHARTVAWIKRLFGVKRLLDGNPTLQRSIDLRNPYVDPMSFLQVALLRRKRAGDACCDRAILLSINGIAAGMRNTG, via the coding sequence ATGAGCCGCGAGGTCGACGCTCCGCTCCGCTCCGACGTACGTTTCCTCGGTCGCCTGCTCGGCGAGGTGCTCGTCGAGCAAGAGGGCGAGGCGCTCTTCTCCGTGGAAGAGGTGATCCGCAAGCTCTCGATCCGCAGACGTCGAGGGCCTCGCACGGGCAGGGCCGAAGCGCAGAAGGAGCTCGTGCAGCTGCTCGAAGCGCTACCGATCGAGCAGGCCGAGCCCGTGCTTCGTGCCTTCGCGATGTACTTCCGCCTCGTCAACATCGCCGAGCAGCACCACCGCATCCGTCGCGCGCGCGCTCACGCGAGCAACCCGGGCGAACCGCCGCAGCGCGGCTCGCTCGCGGCCGCGATGATCACCGCGAAAAAAGCAGGCGTCTCGGCCGAGGCCATGCGCGAGGCGCTCGCGCGGCTCGAAGTCACACTCACGTTGACCGCGCATCCGACGGAGGCTGCGCGACGCACGGTGCTCGAAAAGCTCTACCGCATCGCGCGGCGCCTCGAAGAGCGCGACCGATGCCGGCTGCTCCCGCGCGAAGAGGAGGAAGCACGCGCGGCGATCCGCGAAGAGATCACCGTCCTCTGGCAGACGGACGAGGTGCGTCGAGAAAAACCGACCGTCGGCGACGAGGTCAAAAACGTCCTCTGGTACGTGGAGGAGATCCTTTGGGACCTCCTGCCCGAGCTGCCGCTGGAGCTCGTGCGCGCGTTCGAACGTGCGTACGGCGAGCCGCTCGCCGCACAGCCGATGCCGCTCCGGATCCACGCCTGGCCCGGCGGCGACATGGACGGCAATCCGAACGTCACGCCCGAGGTCGTCGAGGACGCGATTCGCGCGTATCGCGCGCGCGGCCTGCGTCGCTTGCTGGGGGCCGTGCGCGAGCTCGGCGGATCGCTCTCGCAGTCGGCGCGGCACGTGCGCGTGCCCGAAGCGCTGATCGCTTCGCTCGCGGACGACGCGGTGGCCATGCCGGGCGTGGCCGCGCAGGAGAGCGCGCAGACCGAGGGTGAGCCGTGGCGGCGCAAGCTGCGCTTCGTCGAGGCGCGGCTCGCGGCAGCGCTCGAAGCCGTGGAGACGGAGCGCCAGGTGGCGAGGCAACGCGCGCCGCGGGTCGGCAGCGTGCCGCCGCCGTCGCGGGCCCTCGCGAGCGCGATCGGAAGTCACGCCGAGCTCGGCGTCGCGTACCGCACGAGCGACGAGCTTCATCGCGACCTCCTGCTCGTCGCCGACACGCTGCACAAGGCGAACGCTTCGAACGCAGGAGAGATGCGGACGCGTGCGCTCGCCGAGCGGGTGCGTGTCCTCGGCCTATCGATCGCCGAACTCGAACTCCGCGCGCCCGCGGAGGACGCGACGGCCGCGGCAGCGTGGCTCGCGGGCGGCGGCGAGGAGACGCCCGGCGCCGCGCGCTTGCTCGCCGCGCTTCGCAAGCTCTCCGAGGCGCAGCGCCAGTACGGCGAGCGCTCGGCACGTACGTTGATCCTCTCCATGACCCAGCGCGCGGAGGACCTCCTCGCGGCGCTCACCCTGGCGCGAGCCGCGGGATTGTACGATGTCGACAAACAGGCCGTCACGGTCGACATCGTCCCGCTCTTCGAGACGCACGACGCGCTCGTCTCCGCGCCGACCATTCTGCGCACGCTGCTCGCGCACCCCGAGTATCGACGCCATCTCATGGCGCGCGGCGTGCAAGAGGTCATGGTCGGCTACAGCGATTCCGGCAAGGAAGTGGGGCTTTTGGCGGCGGCCTTCGCGCTCCGCAAAGCGCAATCCGAGCTGACGAAGGTCTCGCGCGAGGCGGGCATCGCGCTCCGGGTGTTTCACGGCCGCGGCGAATCCGTCGCGCGCGGCGGAGGGCCGGCGCAACAGGCCATTTTGGCGCTCCCCGCGGGGAGCGTGGCTGGGCGGTACAAGGCGACCGAGCAGGGCGAAGCGCTCGACCACAAATATGCGCGCCCCGAGCTCGCCCTGCGCACGCTCGAGCTCATGGTCGGCGGCGCCCTCTTGCATACTCTCGGCGCCGAGGAGCGCCCCTCCGAGGAAGACGAGCGTCGTTATGCGCAGGCCTTCGAAGAACTCGCCGAGGAGGGGCGGCGCGTCTATCGCGCGCTCGTCTGGGAAAACCCTCGTTTCGTCGATTTCTTCACCACGGCGACCCCGGTCGACGAGATCGCGCGATTGCCGATCGGCTCACGCCCGAGCAAACGCAAGGCCGGCGGCCTCGAAGCGCTCCGCGCGATCCCCTGGGTCTTCGGCTGGACGCAGAACCGCGCCATCCTTCCCGGCTGGTATGGTGTCGGCAGCGCGCTCGATGCGTTCGCCCGGCGCGAGGGCGGCGCCGAGCTGCTCGTCGAAATGACGAACCGGTGGCCGTTTTTCCGCACCGTGCTCGACAACGTGCAAATGGTGCTCGCGAAAAGCGACATGGAGATCGCCGCCCGGTATGCCGCGCTCGCCTCGCCTGCGACCCGCAAGGCCGTCTGGCCGCCCATCAAGGACGAGCACGCGCGCACGGTGGCGTGGATCAAACGACTCTTCGGCGTGAAGCGATTGCTCGACGGAAACCCCACGCTCCAGAGATCGATCGACCTCCGCAACCCGTACGTGGACCCGATGTCGTTCTTGCAGGTGGCGCTGCTTCGGCGGAAGCGGGCAGGGGACGCGTGTTGTGACCGGGCGATCCTGCTCTCCATCAACGGGATCGCCGCGGGAATGCGAAATACCGGCTAG